In Enterobacter sp. 638, a single window of DNA contains:
- the wzxC gene encoding colanic acid undecaprenyl disphosphate flippase WzxC, giving the protein MSLREKTISGAKWSAIATVIIIGLGLVQMTVLARIIDNHQFGLLTISLVIIALADTLSDFGIANSIIQRKEISHLELTTLYWLNVGLGIAVCVTVFLLSGFIGDVLNNPDLAPLIRTLSFAFVVIPHGQQFRALMQKELEFSKIGTIETTSVLAGFTFTVVSAHYWPLAMTAILGYLVNTAVRTLLFGYFGRKIYRPGLHFSLASVSSNLRFGAWLTADSIINYVNTNLSTLFLARILGASVAGGYNLAYNVAVVPPMKLNPIITRVLFPAFAKIQDDTEKLRVNFYKLLSVVGIINFPALLGLMVVSNNFVPLVFGERWSGIVPILQLLCVVGLLRSVGNPIGSLLMAKARVDISFKFNVFKTFLFIPAIVVGGHMAGAIGVTLGFLLVQIINTVLSYFVMIKPVLGSSYRQYILSLWLPFYLSLPTLAVSYGLGVVLNGHLPLSALLATQIAAGALAFVVMIVLSRNALVVEMKRQFCRSEKMKTLLRAG; this is encoded by the coding sequence ATGAGCTTACGTGAAAAAACCATCAGCGGCGCTAAGTGGTCGGCTATCGCCACGGTGATTATCATCGGCCTCGGGCTGGTGCAGATGACCGTGCTGGCGCGCATTATTGATAATCATCAGTTTGGTCTGTTGACCATCTCGCTGGTGATTATCGCCCTGGCCGATACGCTGTCGGATTTTGGTATCGCCAATTCAATTATCCAGCGCAAAGAAATTAGCCACCTTGAACTGACCACGCTTTACTGGCTGAACGTTGGGCTGGGGATTGCGGTCTGCGTTACGGTGTTTCTGCTGAGCGGGTTTATTGGCGACGTGCTGAATAACCCCGATCTTGCCCCACTGATCCGCACGCTTTCGTTTGCTTTTGTGGTGATCCCACATGGGCAGCAGTTTCGTGCATTGATGCAAAAAGAGCTCGAGTTCAGCAAAATCGGCACGATCGAAACGACCTCGGTACTCGCTGGCTTTACTTTCACCGTGGTGAGTGCGCATTACTGGCCGCTGGCGATGACCGCGATTCTCGGTTATCTGGTCAATACTGCCGTTCGAACCCTGCTGTTCGGCTACTTTGGCCGCAAGATCTATCGCCCGGGATTACATTTCTCGCTGGCGTCAGTGTCATCTAACCTGCGTTTTGGTGCGTGGCTCACCGCCGATAGCATCATCAATTACGTTAACACCAACCTCTCTACGCTGTTTCTGGCGCGCATTCTCGGTGCCAGCGTGGCGGGGGGGTATAACCTCGCTTACAACGTGGCGGTCGTCCCGCCGATGAAGCTGAACCCCATTATCACCCGCGTGCTATTCCCGGCGTTTGCCAAAATTCAGGACGATACCGAGAAGCTGCGCGTCAATTTCTACAAGCTGCTGTCGGTGGTGGGGATTATTAACTTCCCGGCGCTGCTTGGGCTGATGGTGGTTTCCAATAACTTCGTCCCGCTGGTGTTTGGCGAGAGGTGGAGTGGCATCGTGCCGATTCTGCAATTGCTCTGCGTTGTCGGTTTACTGCGTTCCGTCGGCAATCCGATTGGTTCGCTGCTGATGGCAAAAGCGCGCGTCGACATCAGCTTCAAATTTAATGTGTTCAAAACGTTTCTGTTTATTCCGGCCATTGTCGTCGGGGGGCATATGGCGGGCGCGATTGGCGTGACGCTTGGCTTCCTGCTGGTGCAAATCATCAATACCGTTCTGAGCTATTTCGTGATGATCAAGCCCGTGCTTGGTTCCAGCTATCGTCAGTACATTCTGAGTTTATGGCTGCCGTTTTACCTGTCGCTGCCGACGCTGGCGGTGAGCTATGGCCTGGGCGTTGTGCTCAATGGCCATCTGCCACTTAGCGCACTGCTGGCGACGCAAATTGCCGCCGGTGCGCTGGCCTTTGTAGTGATGATTGTGCTGTCCCGAAATGCGCTGGTGGTCGAAATGAAACGCCAGTTTTGCCGTAGCGAGAAGATGAAAACGCTGCTTCGCGCAGGCTAA
- the wcaJ gene encoding undecaprenyl-phosphate glucose phosphotransferase — protein sequence MTNLKKRERAKTNASLISMVQRFSDITIMFGGLWVVCKFSGLPFLYMHLLMALIALVVFQMIGGMTDFYRSWRGVKLTTELMLLLQNWTLSLIFSAGLVAFNSDFDNSFVTYPSWYLLTSVGLVVCRTLIRFGAGWLRNRGYNKRFVAVAGDLPVGLALLDSFRKEPWLGLDVVGVYHDAKPGGVPSEWAGNIEQLVEDARAGKIHNVYIAMPMSEESTIRNLMRELADTTCSVSLIPDVFTFNILHSRIEEVNGVPVVPLYDTPLSGINRVLKRLEDIVLATLILLLISPVLCGIALAVKISSPGPIIFRQTRYGMDGKPIKVWKFRSMKVMENDSVVTQATQNDPRVTRVGNFLRRSSLDELPQFINVLTGGMSIVGPRPHAVAHNEQYRALIEGYMLRHKVKPGITGWAQINGWRGETDTLEKMEKRIEFDLEYIREWSVWFDIKIVFLTIFKGFVNKAAY from the coding sequence ATGACAAATCTAAAAAAGCGCGAGCGAGCCAAAACGAATGCATCGTTAATTTCTATGGTGCAGCGTTTTTCTGACATCACCATCATGTTCGGTGGGCTGTGGGTGGTATGTAAGTTCAGCGGGCTGCCGTTTTTATACATGCACCTGTTGATGGCGCTGATTGCGCTGGTGGTATTCCAGATGATCGGCGGCATGACGGATTTTTACCGTTCGTGGCGCGGCGTAAAACTCACAACAGAACTGATGCTCTTGCTGCAAAACTGGACGCTGAGCCTGATTTTCAGCGCCGGTCTGGTGGCTTTTAACAGCGATTTTGATAACAGCTTTGTGACCTATCCGAGTTGGTATCTGCTCACCAGCGTTGGGTTAGTGGTCTGTCGAACGCTGATCCGCTTTGGTGCGGGCTGGCTGCGTAATCGCGGGTATAACAAGCGCTTTGTCGCCGTCGCGGGTGATTTGCCGGTCGGACTGGCGCTGCTGGACAGCTTTCGCAAAGAACCCTGGCTGGGGCTGGACGTGGTGGGTGTTTATCACGATGCAAAACCTGGCGGTGTGCCGTCTGAATGGGCGGGCAATATCGAACAGCTGGTTGAAGATGCGCGTGCCGGGAAAATCCACAACGTCTATATCGCGATGCCGATGAGCGAGGAAAGCACGATCCGTAACCTGATGCGCGAACTGGCTGATACCACCTGCTCGGTGAGCCTCATTCCTGACGTGTTTACCTTCAACATTTTGCATTCCCGCATTGAAGAAGTTAACGGTGTGCCGGTGGTGCCGCTGTACGACACGCCGCTTTCCGGAATTAACCGTGTCCTGAAGCGTCTGGAAGATATCGTGCTCGCTACGCTGATTTTACTGCTCATTTCCCCGGTACTGTGCGGGATTGCGCTGGCGGTCAAAATCAGCTCGCCTGGCCCGATTATCTTCCGCCAGACTCGCTACGGAATGGACGGCAAACCGATCAAAGTGTGGAAGTTCCGTTCCATGAAAGTGATGGAAAATGACAGTGTGGTGACGCAGGCGACGCAGAACGATCCGCGTGTTACTCGCGTGGGGAACTTCCTGCGCCGAAGCTCGCTGGATGAGCTGCCGCAGTTCATCAACGTGCTGACCGGTGGGATGTCGATTGTCGGGCCACGTCCGCATGCGGTGGCGCACAACGAACAGTATCGCGCGCTGATTGAGGGCTACATGCTGCGCCACAAAGTGAAGCCAGGCATTACCGGCTGGGCGCAAATCAACGGCTGGCGCGGTGAAACGGACACCCTGGAAAAAATGGAAAAACGCATTGAGTTCGATCTGGAATACATCCGCGAGTGGAGCGTCTGGTTCGATATCAAAATCGTTTTCCTGACCATCTTTAAGGGCTTTGTGAATAAAGCGGCTTATTAA